In Brevibacillus brevis NBRC 100599, a single genomic region encodes these proteins:
- a CDS encoding GerAB/ArcD/ProY family transporter codes for MIHKQVVNHRQIAWLVGSVLMTGMMISFLRSVVQVARMDAWFSQIFPIFYAIFIAYVLSELVEAYPGKNIFEILFIIGGKWIGGAVNLLILFYIWIILAIDIKGAADFLHISLLPTTPLEIILLVFVLLMMYYGKTSLEVAARVNEFYFPVYFIMCISLYFLLMNEYNVERLEPILTSRLDRIVVSNFLPVGVYGDVFLIGAFLHAVVEPRLFYAAMKHGIIIVGFGTTIMLLVLLGVMGFIIAGRLNFPIYILVQQIHVTDFLDRVEMILFSVWFPAFTIKVIVAYLAFLVGVGSFGGQRHYNTLNAPCGWFIVVSSIFAFPNIADIDQFISYSLPLIVLAFQLPLALFLLIHVRRKNKGREQSLIPEGTKLYRFYRSMVWTTTVCLSGCVIVILIGDFFKDKSAVGGVATAVLYIAFLLIALLTSYGEMQALNHGKQRLGRAKQAGTFRQ; via the coding sequence ATGACAGGAATGATGATCAGTTTCTTGAGGTCTGTTGTTCAAGTAGCAAGGATGGATGCTTGGTTCTCTCAAATTTTCCCCATTTTTTATGCGATTTTTATCGCGTACGTTTTGAGTGAGCTCGTTGAGGCTTACCCAGGGAAGAATATCTTTGAAATCTTGTTTATTATCGGTGGGAAGTGGATTGGTGGTGCTGTCAATCTACTCATTTTGTTCTACATTTGGATCATCCTGGCGATCGATATTAAAGGGGCTGCTGATTTTTTGCATATCTCTTTATTGCCTACCACGCCATTGGAGATCATCTTACTCGTCTTCGTCCTGTTGATGATGTACTATGGTAAAACGAGTCTTGAGGTGGCAGCACGGGTAAATGAGTTTTATTTTCCTGTTTATTTCATCATGTGCATTTCGTTATATTTCCTGCTGATGAATGAATACAACGTAGAGCGATTGGAACCAATCTTAACCAGTAGATTGGATCGGATCGTGGTCAGCAACTTTCTACCAGTGGGAGTATATGGTGATGTTTTTCTCATTGGGGCATTCTTGCATGCTGTTGTGGAGCCGCGGCTATTTTATGCTGCGATGAAGCACGGGATCATCATCGTTGGCTTTGGAACGACGATTATGCTGCTCGTCTTGCTCGGGGTGATGGGCTTCATTATCGCCGGTCGACTGAATTTCCCCATCTATATTCTCGTCCAGCAAATCCACGTCACAGATTTTTTGGACAGGGTTGAAATGATCCTCTTTAGTGTTTGGTTCCCCGCTTTCACAATTAAAGTCATTGTCGCTTACTTGGCATTTTTAGTGGGGGTTGGATCGTTTGGGGGACAGCGGCATTACAATACACTCAATGCACCGTGTGGATGGTTTATCGTTGTATCCTCCATATTCGCGTTTCCAAATATAGCAGATATCGATCAATTTATTAGTTATAGCTTGCCGTTGATCGTGCTCGCGTTTCAATTGCCGCTGGCGCTCTTTTTGCTTATTCATGTGAGGAGAAAGAATAAAGGAAGAGAGCAAAGCCTCATTCCCGAAGGAACGAAGCTTTATCGATTTTACCGGTCGATGGTGTGGACCACGACAGTCTGTTTAAGCGGTTGTGTGATCGTGATATTGATTGGGGACTTTTTTAAGGATAAATCAGCGGTAGGTGGGGTTGCCACAGCTGTTTTGTACATTGCCTTCTTACTGATAGCGCTGTTGACGAGCTACGGGGAAATGCAGGCTCTTAATCATGGCAAGCAAAGGCTGGGGAGAGCAAAGCAGGCAGGAACGTTTCGACAATAA
- a CDS encoding response regulator transcription factor, giving the protein MIVINHSIFIIEDDQAIVEMVETYLTKEGYAVTVAGDGDEGLRKFEQAQGRFDLLLVDLMMPKIDGMEVIRRIRAYSHVPILIMSAKDSDIDKALGLGFGADDYIEKPFSMIELSARLKAIIRRATQYASVETKHNTLNMGDLRIDFDSFAVFKQEEPIKLTSKEFEILRLFAAHPNRVFTKAQIYAKVWNDDYYGDENVINVHMSRLRDKIEDNPSEPRYIKTLWGIGYKWEG; this is encoded by the coding sequence TTGATTGTTATTAATCATTCGATATTCATTATAGAAGATGATCAAGCCATTGTAGAAATGGTTGAGACTTATTTAACGAAAGAAGGATATGCGGTGACCGTTGCCGGGGATGGCGACGAGGGACTTCGGAAATTCGAGCAGGCGCAGGGGCGATTTGATCTGTTACTCGTCGATCTTATGATGCCCAAGATAGATGGAATGGAAGTTATCCGCCGCATTCGGGCTTACAGCCATGTGCCGATCTTGATTATGTCCGCGAAGGACAGCGACATCGACAAGGCGTTAGGCCTCGGGTTCGGTGCAGACGACTACATTGAGAAACCTTTCTCGATGATCGAATTGTCTGCGAGACTGAAGGCGATCATCCGGCGGGCGACGCAATACGCGAGCGTTGAGACGAAGCATAACACCCTGAACATGGGCGATTTACGGATCGATTTCGATAGTTTTGCTGTCTTCAAGCAAGAGGAGCCGATAAAATTGACATCCAAAGAGTTCGAGATTCTGCGACTATTCGCAGCGCATCCCAATCGCGTCTTTACGAAAGCACAAATTTACGCGAAGGTATGGAACGATGACTATTACGGCGACGAGAACGTCATTAATGTTCATATGAGCAGGCTGCGGGACAAGATAGAAGATAACCCGTCAGAGCCGCGGTATATTAAGACGCTATGGGGCATTGGCTACAAGTGGGAAGGCTAA